The stretch of DNA ctcctgcctcagcctcctaaagtgctgggattacaggcatgagccactgcacccggtgaCTCTTTGAAAGTTTGTTCCCATGCCAGGAAACAGGATAACTTCAATTTTGTGGCCCTCCATGCCACCTCTAGTATCaggatttaaatatttattcaatatgtTCTGTTTGGTCTCAGTTCTGTTCACTTCTTGTTAGACGGGGTCTGATGGGGCAGAGAGATAGGCATCCTGTTGGAGGAAGTACCCCCACCACCCCTCCCAATCTACCCAAAAATGCCCATATAGGAAATATACCTacataaacaataagaaaaagacaacactTTATTGTCTCCATTGAGAGCATGTGGCCCCCTGCTTAGTTCTTACTAATCAGAACACTTAATTTACAATCAAATGACATGTCACCGTGGAGCCTGTGTTCCTAGCCCTGGCCCAAGTTCTATCCCAAAAACCAGTGGTTCCTTGAGAGTCAGGACTCTGAAATGTGAGTGTGGATAACTGCAAAAAAAGCTGCTGTATCCCACCCTATGAGGCTGCAAAGATgggatggagagggagagagtagCAAGTTGCAGAAAGCCATAGGTAAAATCCAATCAGTAGTCAGCAGAGGGCAAGAAACGCCCAGGATGCCAATGatcacagagaaaggaaaatgctgAGAACAAAATCTGGAGGAGTATGAAGAGTGAGAGAGGCCTGGGCAAGGAGGCAGTCTGGGACCAGAGAGAGAGGTCAGCCTGAGTCAGGAATCCTAGAGACTGTGAGGTAAAGGACAATGATCAAGGGACTCAGACATCATAGAAGAGTCGAACGAGCTGATATCGAATGGAGAAGGTGATGGCACTGCCCAGGATCTGCAAGGAGAAATGGACTGGAGTAAGAATCACGCAGAAAGGGAGACACGGAGGTATAAACTCGATTCCCATCCTcacctgcagcagcagcaggagcaatGTGAGGTTTCTCTCATGTATGGGCCCAAGGACTTTAAGTAGCAAGTTGATGAGGGTCATGTTGTTACATTCAGTGAATTCACCATCTTCAGTCTCACTCTGGTGTACTGTCACCAGCTGGAGGCTCTCTGCCACCTGGAGGGACCAGAGGTGAAGAGAACCTCAGCTAATACCTATGCTTTAGGAATGTGGATCTATTTAATGCTTTCAAGTTCCCCTTGGATCTGATGTAGGACTAGGTTCCCCATTCCTCAAGGTCAGGATGGCAGCCTAGGGCCTTACCTCCTTGTTACCCTGTTACCTTTAAAATAAAGGTGCCCAAGAAAGAGAGGCTCTTGGTCTTGAACTTGGAATAGCTCATCTCCAGTTTGCCTGTCTTGATATTGAGTCTGCGGGGGGAAGATAGCTTCATGTGACTGGGCCACTATTTGAACCCTCCTCCCTGTGGCTAATAGGAAGAGCATTGAATGTGGAGTCAACCTGAGATCTATTtctggctctgctgcttactGTTATCAGAACCACTGTAGCAGATTATGCAAATAAATGTGCTTTGTAAGTTATAAAGGGCTACTCACATGGAAATAGCCCTTCTTTGGGCCCACTCCCTTTGCACAGCAAATGTATAGGCTGGCATTAGATATCCCAAGTGAAAAGGCTATGATGTCCATTTCAAGCCAAAAAGCGGCTACCTGGGTATGCGGTGGCGAGGGCAGGGGATGATATGCAGGAGCTGAGGCAGTGAGTAGAGGAAGTTGAACACCTGGGGCATGAAGAATAGTAGCATGGTCTTGCTGAAGTGTCCCAAGATGCCCACCACGGCAAAGGTCATGCCAGCAAAGTAACAGAAGGTATCTCCCACAAACACCCGTGATGGGTACCTGTGTGGGGGAAGAGGATCCGAGCCAGTGGCAAGAGGCATTACCAATCCCTTCTCTCACATCACACCCTATGGGCACTGGACTAGCCCTGACCCTAGTTCTGACTCAGAGGAGACTCCAGTTGTGCAGCAACTCTGCAGGATCCAAGGCCCTGAATTCATCTATTCCTGGGGCCTCCACGCACTCATCCCTAACTACTACTGGGTAGAGAGAAATTTCAGAATACGACCAACTGAAGACGCAGAAAACTCCATAGAGGTATGCGCAGGTTTAGCTTCACCACCACAAGGTGGGTTATGATAAGGGCCATCTTTGCCATGTGTTCAGGTAGTTGTCCCCTTATCCACAGGCCTACTTACCAGTTGTGGTAGAGCAATCCCAAAGTGGTGAAAAAAAAGGGTATCATGAAGTAGAGGGAAAAGACATGATCATCCCGACAATCACCTTtggaagcaaggaagaaagaaggaaaagttaaTACCCACTTCCTCTGCAAACCTTGGTCCTATTTTTGTCTAAGTTCTGTTTACAGCTGTTATCATCCACCTCACCCAAGTCACTTTTAAGAACTCAATACTCCTTTTATGTCACCCAAGGCAATTCCCAATATTCCACCTCTTTCGTGCAGCCTTCCAAACTAGTTACTATCTTAAATTTGGTTTAGCCCATTCTGATGTAAGTTTGGATACCAACTTTACTTcttagctttgtgaccttgatcTTGATCATGACacatttaacttctctaagcctgttttctcatctgtaaaacagggctgATTATAACATCTGCCACATAAAACCATTACAAGATTTAAATAAGATAGTGTTTAAAAAGTACTTAGCTTTAATAAACACTTGTTGATGTTCATCAGCCAAAGACCATCAGAAACACATCTATAGTTCAAAGCTAGGTTTAATGACTTGTTGTAAAAAGGGAGACTTCAGAAACCACACACCATTGGGAACCACGGAATGTCTCAGTAAGAGGGTGTTAGGAGGGGCTTGTAGTAGCGTTTGTTTTGGGTATTTTGGGAGAGGGTGAAAGAAAGTAGTTTTGCTCTGGACTGGGTGCTGTTAGAAAGCAGGAGTAAttcatggccgggtgcggtgactcacgcctgtaatcccagcactttgggaggctgaagcaggcagatcacctgaggtcaggagttcgagaccagcctgaccaacatggagaaaccccgtctctactagaaatacaaaattagctgggcgtggtggcacatgcctgtaatcccagctactagggaggctgaggcaggagaatcgcttgaacctgggaggcggaggttgcggtgagccgagatcgcaccattgtactccagcctgggcaagaacaaaactccgtctcaaaaaaaaaaaaaaaaaaagaaaagaaaagaaagcaagagtaATTCTATGATCAagcattttaatgtttatttaagaaatggtaggaactggctgggcacagtggctcaagagtgtaatcccagcactttgggaggcctggcagatcacttgagcccaggagttcaagaccagcctaggcaacatggtgaaaccctgtctctacaaaaaatacaaaaatttgccaggtgtggtggcacatgcctgtagccccagctacttgggaggctggggcaggaggatcgtttgagtcagaggatgcagtgagctaagatcgcgccactgctctccagcctgcatgacagagggagaccctgtctcaaaaaaaaaaaaaaaaaaaaaaaaaagaagtggtagGAACTGAGTTGTTATTGGAGA from Homo sapiens chromosome 11, GRCh38.p14 Primary Assembly encodes:
- the DPAGT1 gene encoding UDP-N-acetylglucosamine--dolichyl-phosphate N-acetylglucosaminephosphotransferase isoform X3; this encodes MIFLGFADDVLNLRWRHKLLLPTAASLPLLMVYFTNFGNTTIVVPKPFRPILGLHLDLGILYYVYMGLLAVFCTNAINILAGINGLEAGQSLVISASIIVFNLVELEGDCRDDHVFSLYFMIPFFFTTLGLLYHNWYPSRVFVGDTFCYFAGMTFAVVGILGHFSKTMLLFFMPQVFNFLYSLPQLLHIIPCPRHRIPRLNIKTGKLEMSYSKFKTKSLSFLGTFILKVAESLQLVTVHQSETEDGEFTECNNMTLINLLLKVLGPIHERNLTLLLLLLQVRMGIEFIPPCLPFCVILTPVHFSLQILGSAITFSIRYQLVRLFYDV
- the DPAGT1 gene encoding UDP-N-acetylglucosamine--dolichyl-phosphate N-acetylglucosaminephosphotransferase isoform X1; translation: MWAFSELPMPLLINLIVSLLGFVATVTLIPAFRGHFIAARLCGQDLNKTSRQQIPESQGVISGAVFLIILFCFIPFPFLNCFVKEQCKAFPHHEFVALIGALLAICCMIFLGFADDVLNLRWRHKLLLPTAASLPLLMVYFTNFGNTTIVVPKPFRPILGLHLDLGILYYVYMGLLAVFCTNAINILAGINGLEAGQSLVISASIIVFNLVELEGDCRDDHVFSLYFMIPFFFTTLGLLYHNWYPSRVFVGDTFCYFAGMTFAVVGILGHFSKTMLLFFMPQVFNFLYSLPQLLHIIPCPRHRIPRLNIKTGKLEMSYSKFKTKSLSFLGTFILKVAESLQLVTVHQSETEDGEFTECNNMTLINLLLKVLGPIHERNLTLLLLLLQVRMGIEFIPPCLPFCVILTPVHFSLQILGSAITFSIRYQLVRLFYDV
- the DPAGT1 gene encoding UDP-N-acetylglucosamine--dolichyl-phosphate N-acetylglucosaminephosphotransferase isoform X7; amino-acid sequence: MGLLAVFCTNAINILAGINGLEAGQSLVISASIIVFNLVELEGDCRDDHVFSLYFMIPFFFTTLGLLYHNWYPSRVFVGDTFCYFAGMTFAVVGILGHFSKTMLLFFMPQVFNFLYSLPQLLHIIPCPRHRIPRLNIKTGKLEMSYSKFKTKSLSFLGTFILKVAESLQLVTVHQSETEDGEFTECNNMTLINLLLKVLGPIHERNLTLLLLLLQILGSAITFSIRYQLVRLFYDV